TACTTTTTGTAATTTTGGACATTGTAGGAATTTTTATAGTTAAATGTATCTTTTGTATCAAAATTTGgaagaatattaaattataattctcATTATTCTTATAATCTTATTaacaattataatattttactttataagaatttatttttaaggACATTGATATCTATAAAAACATCAATAATGCTATAATATAACTGTATAGAAGGTTACAAACTCTTTTTAAGATAAGTACTTAGCAACAAAtgttattaaatattcttttatattcaACGAAATGAATAAATCCTTAATAAAGTATTTCGttttcacacacacacacacacacacacacacacacacacacacacacacacacacacacacacacacacacacacacacacacacacacacacacacacacacacacacacacacacacacacacacacacacacacacacacacacacacacacacacacacacacacacacacacacacacgttattaatttttctttggtTAATTgacttaatatatatttatgaattGAAAAACACTTTGTTAATTTGTAGCTACaaagttttattataaataaatttccttttttttcataTTAGAATTGAAAATTCAACTGTTTTTAATAAGTCAGAACCTAATTCCAAAAGTAAAAGTTGTTTGGTAATTGAAGATTGGAATGTTTTACAAGAAGGTGTACGACAAGCATGTGCATTAACGAAAACCCTAAAACTTGATGATGCATTACCAAAGAATATACAAGAGCTAATTACTGACGTTCCAGACAATAtagataatttattaaaaaggtatattaataaaaatataactatGTTTCATATAATTTCATTAGTCACTGTATTTGAAATATACAACTAATGATTTTCTTTTCTCaatttaaaaatcattttaaTTACTCAGATTTGTTTATACATCTGTAATATATGATGCACAGCAAGTAAAATTACCACGATTGAAAGATCCTAATCGACCTGCTTGGGTATTTCCAAgagtatatggtatatctaaTACAAGAAAAATGTGAGTATGAATCATCTGTATGATTACATTTACTTCATATTtcttaatttaaaattttagtTCTATAACAAAGAATATGTTGTAGGCATAATTTGACAAAGAAGTTTTTACAACTTTGTGAATCATTATGTGGATTAAATGATGCACAATACAAATCAATAGTTCATGATGGACTTGCATCTATGTGTATAGGtatattattaaaagaaaaatattataaaatatacattaaACTTCATGTATTATATGTGTTgcacatttatatataatatttctatttttaatgaTCATAAAAGACAATAATATTATAAAGTATTTGACTTTTTCAGTTACGATTATTATAAACCAACTAGGAATATTTATGATTCATAACTTTAAAATCATTACTTTTATTATTTGTACAAGTTAattaagatattttattagcacATTTTCGTGTATATGTCTATTCACAACCCCGTAATTTGTCACTTCATATATTTTAGGGAAAGAAaacgattttataaaattttcctTAAAAATGGATATAATGATGACATCTTCGATACCTCTAGCACCTATAGCTGATGTAAATATGGATAACGAATATGCAGTTCCTAATCTTCACCCACTACATTGTACTGTTGGTTTATCTAAATTGGATATTGATAACACTGAGGATTTATATCGTAAGTTGATTATAGTTATAGAAAGCTAGATTATAGTTTATAAATCATAATTAGGAAATTTAAACATGTACATTTTAACATTATAGCAATTGATAGAGAATCACCATTAATGAATGTTCACACTATTTTTATAAATCATAATCCAGAGGAAGTTAAAAATATAACTGAATTGCCAGTCACTGAAGATCAAATTCACGCACGTTCAATGATGAAATCATTTACTGTAGCAGCAACTTGTGCCCGACAAAAGTTTGGATTAAATGTAAAGAAGTTACCTGAACCTACTGTTGTGCAATGTGTTCAGTCAGATGGacaaaattttcatttctctGTATACCAACTTAATACCTTAGATGTTGATGGCAAAGAAGGAATCAAAAATTTTTGGTGGTCAGAACCATcaataaaattatatgaaaaagCTGTATATGAAAATGGGCAACCTTGTCTTACAGGCTACAATCGTGATGTTTTTAATAGATTTCttgcattttataaaaataaataaaataagataattattgacaataaacTCGTACGTCCTTTTTaagaaaatattcgaattttatgtacctataaaaatatttatagctCTTATTCTATCAGctttaaaatgattaaaattaaataatctcgAAGTTTATTATAGTTAAACGTATAATTTATTTGTGTGGTCActtctatatattatatcttaatgtatatatttctgttttattaattatatgtgtACTTTGTTAATATgaacatttattatataatagttAACAGATTTTTAAAAAGGGTAGTAGCTTGGATGTCTGTATTAATTTCTTTCTGCTTTATTTGATAGCGATGACTAATTTGTGGCTTTATCAAATGTTTTGAAGAAACATATGGTTTAATATGGAAATATGGATGTTGTAATGCCtgaaataagaaataagaaatattttaatttttgttagtAATTGCTtgctgtatttattttattacacaCTTCATCAGCTGTCAGACGTTGTGATGAATTGTAAATAAGAATTTTACTAATTAGATCAAGAGCTTCTTGTTCAGTATCTTCAAGAATTTCATCCCATGATATTCCCTTAtggtatggaaatgtaattttattataatcagGTAATATACTTAAATCTGGCCACGTTTCTGATGTAGGAGAACctaaatattttaaaactaTTGCTAACTGCTCAATATCTGTCTCTCCCTGTAAGTTTGATGTTTACTATATAATTCATATCAAAATTAACATCAATAATTGAGTAAAAATAGAAATGTCTTACAGGAAATAATGGTGATCTGTTATATAATTCACCAAAAATGCATCCAATAGACCACATATCAATTGCTGATGTATAATATCGTGCACCATATAATAATTCAGGTGCTCTATACCATCTAGTGGCAATTTGGTGAGAATATGGTTTTGTTACATTCTTCCACAATAATCTTCCTAAACCAAAATCAGCAATTTTCAaaatacctttttcatttatCAGTAAATTAGCAGGTTTTAAGTCCTAAAAATAGTATTTTAGTATTCTCGCTATAATTCAATAGAATTTTAAAGGTAAAAAGTAAATAAaccaaaaatttaaaatatataacattctatgtataaatttaatatgtatGTAATTAAAGTTCTTCAGCtatacttattattattattattattgttgttgttgttgttgttattattattattattatgcttaagtttatattaaaaaatataaatatttcctactctatgtattatattttttccaTGTATATATGCAATGCCCTCTAAAAtcatttttgtataaatttttatttgaactCGAGTTAATAATATATCATTGTCTCTTATTATTTCCCATAGACCTGTCGGCATATATTCAAATACCATTATAAAATCCAAACCAGTAGGGAAAGCATCTAATAACTCTATGACCTGTATTAAAcaatcttttttattaaatttatttctatattattaataaggaagttctttttttataaaattgtttatatgaattatatacatatatattatatataaagtaATTGAGATAAACATACATTGGGATGTTTTAATTgttgtaaaatttttatttctcgaaTAATAGATATGGATATACCATTATCAATATTCTTTAAGAACAACTTTTTTAATGCAACATCCTTTTCTGTTTCCACATCATGCGCTTTTAAAACAATACCTTGTGCTCCTTTTCCAATTTTCCCTGTGACTATATATCTCTCCATATTCAAGATATTTATGAgttaatatcaattataatattaaaataattccaCATTTTAGAGATAAATAagattgtttttattttttagcaaatatactatatttgttaaaatatatgacataattttataagtttacagtatatatattttctttcattgaaatttttatctctttctctctctttctctcattgAAATTTATggacataatttaataaacgaaAAGCTGAATAAATATATCATAATGCTTATACGTAATAACACCAGGTCTCGGTTTCGTTACATAGTAACGTCAATGATGTCAACTAATGGTTTCCATAGTTACAATTGAAAATGCTTGACTAACCTTATCTTTGGTT
The Bombus affinis isolate iyBomAffi1 chromosome 2, iyBomAffi1.2, whole genome shotgun sequence genome window above contains:
- the LOC126928283 gene encoding 39S ribosomal protein L37, mitochondrial; this encodes MKFTQLLYKQHIGKAIRYLWQHQRERRVQVTKAEKILKSMNFTVYDAAELISAKRIENSTVFNKSEPNSKSKSCLVIEDWNVLQEGVRQACALTKTLKLDDALPKNIQELITDVPDNIDNLLKRFVYTSVIYDAQQVKLPRLKDPNRPAWVFPRVYGISNTRKMHNLTKKFLQLCESLCGLNDAQYKSIVHDGLASMCIGKENDFIKFSLKMDIMMTSSIPLAPIADVNMDNEYAVPNLHPLHCTVGLSKLDIDNTEDLYPIDRESPLMNVHTIFINHNPEEVKNITELPVTEDQIHARSMMKSFTVAATCARQKFGLNVKKLPEPTVVQCVQSDGQNFHFSVYQLNTLDVDGKEGIKNFWWSEPSIKLYEKAVYENGQPCLTGYNRDVFNRFLAFYKNK
- the LOC126928308 gene encoding cyclin-dependent kinase 20; this encodes MERYIVTGKIGKGAQGIVLKAHDVETEKDVALKKLFLKNIDNGISISIIREIKILQQLKHPNVIELLDAFPTGLDFIMVFEYMPTGLWEIIRDNDILLTRVQIKIYTKMILEGIAYIHGKNIIHRDLKPANLLINEKGILKIADFGLGRLLWKNVTKPYSHQIATRWYRAPELLYGARYYTSAIDMWSIGCIFGELYNRSPLFPGETDIEQLAIVLKYLGSPTSETWPDLSILPDYNKITFPYHKGISWDEILEDTEQEALDLISKILIYNSSQRLTADEALQHPYFHIKPYVSSKHLIKPQISHRYQIKQKEINTDIQATTLFKNLLTII